In Ignavibacteriales bacterium, a single window of DNA contains:
- a CDS encoding riboflavin synthase yields MFTGIIEEIGNIKSIAKKGRGLLIEVDAPLSNKEIKLGDSVAVNGVCQTVIKKSKSTFIVEAVEETLKKTNFSQMKKGYQVNIELPLKTDGRFGGHIVLGHVDTVGEIINIEKRTNSTIYQVKYQSDYKHFVVKVGSIAIDGISLTIAEVKNNTLSVSIIPHTLANTIMKSYKVGTRVNLEFDIIGKYVAQIMNSKISSSDNTLTLESLKRSGY; encoded by the coding sequence ATGTTTACTGGAATAATTGAAGAAATAGGAAATATTAAATCGATTGCGAAAAAGGGGAGAGGCTTACTTATCGAAGTAGATGCTCCGTTATCAAACAAGGAGATAAAATTAGGCGACAGTGTCGCGGTTAATGGAGTTTGTCAAACCGTTATCAAAAAGTCGAAATCAACGTTTATTGTCGAAGCTGTAGAAGAAACACTCAAAAAAACCAATTTCAGTCAAATGAAAAAAGGATATCAGGTTAATATCGAATTGCCACTAAAAACCGATGGAAGATTTGGTGGACATATAGTATTGGGGCATGTTGACACAGTTGGCGAAATAATTAATATTGAAAAACGAACTAACAGTACAATTTATCAGGTAAAATATCAGTCAGATTATAAACACTTTGTGGTTAAAGTAGGATCAATAGCGATTGACGGAATAAGTCTCACAATCGCAGAGGTAAAAAATAATACGTTATCTGTCTCAATTATTCCGCATACTCTTGCAAATACAATTATGAAATCGTACAAAGTTGGTACGAGAGTGAATCTTGAATTTGATATAATAGGAAAATACGTTGCACAAATTATGAACTCGAAGATCTCTTCTTCGGATAATACCTTAACATTAGAATCTTTAAAAAGATCTGGGTACTAG
- the secG gene encoding preprotein translocase subunit SecG has translation MFGILVTLEILVSVVLMAAVLMQSSKGGGLAGSFGGASMGTVFGVRRTADFLSRATTILATVFILLSLVINIFFLPGKQATGSSVIQQGGTQTAAPRALPPSSQQAASQEQNKK, from the coding sequence ATGTTCGGAATATTGGTAACTCTCGAAATTCTTGTAAGTGTGGTCTTAATGGCAGCTGTTTTAATGCAATCGAGCAAAGGCGGCGGATTAGCCGGTTCGTTTGGTGGCGCCTCAATGGGAACAGTGTTCGGTGTTCGCCGGACAGCTGATTTTCTTAGCAGAGCCACAACTATTTTAGCGACAGTCTTTATATTACTAAGTTTGGTAATTAATATCTTTTTCCTACCTGGTAAACAAGCAACAGGCAGCAGTGTGATTCAGCAAGGGGGAACTCAAACTGCAGCCCCGCGTGCATTACCACCTAGCAGCCAGCAAGCAGCGTCTCAGGAACAAAATAAAAAATAA
- a CDS encoding SDR family oxidoreductase has translation MQNNKVAIVTGGGKRLGRAIAIALAENGFNVVVNYNKSLSGALETVNLIKERGTEAFPLKADISKKTDVNRLVNSTIKKFGRIDLLVNNSGIFTESSLLKTSQEIWDNTIDINLKGSFLCAQAVAPIMLKQKGGKIINISSVGGLIGWTNYFSYSISKAGVIMLTRLLAKELAPYVQVNTIAPGFIAIRESDKNNEFKMPKKKILLQKYGNIKDITDMVTYLSTKSEYITGQVIPIDGGRSIK, from the coding sequence ATGCAAAATAATAAAGTTGCAATTGTCACCGGTGGCGGTAAACGGTTGGGGCGAGCAATTGCGATTGCTCTCGCAGAGAATGGATTTAATGTTGTCGTAAATTATAATAAATCTCTTTCTGGTGCTTTAGAAACAGTCAACCTGATAAAAGAGAGAGGTACGGAAGCATTTCCCTTAAAAGCCGATATTTCCAAAAAGACGGATGTTAATCGGTTAGTGAATTCAACAATTAAAAAATTTGGTCGAATTGATCTCTTGGTAAATAATTCTGGTATTTTTACTGAAAGTTCCTTATTGAAAACGTCTCAAGAGATTTGGGATAATACAATCGACATTAATTTAAAAGGAAGTTTCCTTTGCGCGCAGGCAGTTGCACCAATTATGCTTAAGCAAAAAGGAGGGAAGATAATCAACATCTCATCTGTTGGTGGCTTAATCGGTTGGACAAATTATTTTTCGTATAGTATATCAAAGGCAGGTGTTATCATGTTAACTCGCCTATTAGCGAAAGAACTTGCGCCATACGTACAAGTAAATACAATTGCCCCGGGATTTATTGCAATACGTGAAAGTGACAAAAATAATGAATTTAAAATGCCTAAGAAAAAGATATTATTGCAAAAGTACGGAAATATTAAAGATATAACGGATATGGTAACCTATTTATCAACTAAATCTGAATATATCACAGGCCAAGTAATACCTATAGACGGCGGAAGATCGATAAAATAA
- a CDS encoding diaminopimelate epimerase — translation MPKISIDFVKMTGAGNDFVLVDNRESRYNLDWVSLSTKLTDRRYGIGADGLLVIEKSTHADFQMNYFNADGSYGGMCGNGGRCSALFGMNLLQKSEITFEALNHIYNANLLNDKVLLRMKDPHSIKLNQSLIDIEPSPILYNFIDTGAPHVVIFENYFDIDILMLGKQIRNHKTFTPSGANVNFVMINQDKSLSIRTYERGVEAETFACGTGSIAAAIVYSLKNNIKPPIDVHTKSNEILTVNFEMKEDKFANIILTGSAKIVYSGVITINI, via the coding sequence ATGCCTAAAATTAGTATTGATTTTGTCAAAATGACCGGAGCAGGAAATGATTTTGTTTTGGTCGACAATCGTGAAAGTAGATATAATCTTGACTGGGTATCATTATCTACAAAACTTACAGATCGTCGTTATGGAATCGGTGCGGATGGATTGTTGGTAATAGAAAAGAGCACACATGCTGATTTTCAAATGAACTATTTCAACGCTGATGGAAGTTACGGTGGAATGTGTGGTAATGGAGGCAGATGTTCTGCATTGTTTGGTATGAACCTACTACAAAAATCTGAAATTACTTTTGAAGCATTGAATCACATCTATAATGCTAACTTATTAAATGATAAAGTATTATTGCGGATGAAGGATCCACATTCTATTAAACTCAATCAGTCATTGATTGATATTGAACCATCACCTATTTTGTATAATTTCATTGATACAGGGGCTCCACATGTGGTAATTTTTGAAAATTATTTTGATATAGACATTTTAATGCTGGGAAAACAGATCAGAAACCATAAAACTTTCACGCCAAGTGGAGCGAATGTTAATTTTGTTATGATAAATCAGGATAAATCATTATCCATAAGAACGTATGAAAGAGGTGTTGAAGCAGAAACATTTGCCTGTGGGACTGGGTCTATAGCAGCTGCTATCGTCTATTCATTGAAAAATAATATTAAACCACCTATCGATGTTCATACTAAAAGTAATGAAATTTTAACAGTGAATTTCGAAATGAAGGAAGATAAGTTTGCAAATATCATTTTAACCGGATCAGCAAAAATTGTCTATTCAGGGGTAATTACGATTAATATATAA
- the purL gene encoding phosphoribosylformylglycinamidine synthase subunit PurL produces the protein MNIQEPEVTVELAIKHGLTKEEYEEILKILNRTPTYTELGIYSVMWSEHCSYKNSIQEIKKLPRTGERLLVEAGEENAGLIDIGDGLAVAFKIESHNHPSAVEPYQGAATGVGGIMRDIFTMGARPIAALNSLRFGNPSHPRTKYLMKRIVQGIGDYGNSFGVPTVAGDVYFDDCYNENPIVNAMSVGIVKHSLIAKSAAKGVGNLVMIVGSSTGRDGIHGATFASEEISEESDSKRPSVQVGDPFTEKLLLEATLEAIKENVIVGIQDMGAAGITCSTSEMSARGGTGMKINLDDVPVREKAMSGYEIMLSESQERMLMVVKPKDEIKVKEIFQKWDLQCETIGEVTNNGNVEIYHHGNKIAEVSAFSLVLGGGAPVYTREATKPKYIDECRDFDINALPEPSNYNQVILKMIGSLNLCSRGWISKQYDAMVRTNTISYGGDSAVVRIKSTIKALAMKTDCNARYIYLNPYLGAEIAVAECARNLVCSGAKPLAITNCLNFGNPYKPEIYWQFKEVIRGIGDACRFLGTPVTGGNVSFYNENPTGAIYPTPVIGMIGEIEDYSKTISQAFKNPEDLIILLGENKSEVGGSEYLNHCYGLVKGEIPRHDLDSEKRLHNLILNLNQEGLLNSAHDVSDGGMLIAICESIIHANKNSEVNLGAEIHVKTGDRLDYYLFSESQSMVVVSCSPDKLNKLKSQAEFFSIQFNLLGKVTRNKKLIVNDIINIEIQQIGDLHEKRMEELFIE, from the coding sequence ATGAATATACAAGAACCTGAAGTAACTGTTGAACTTGCAATAAAGCACGGTCTTACAAAAGAAGAATATGAAGAGATTCTTAAGATACTTAATCGAACACCCACTTACACAGAACTCGGCATCTATAGCGTTATGTGGAGCGAACATTGTAGTTACAAGAACTCTATTCAGGAAATTAAAAAATTACCCCGAACAGGCGAACGCTTACTTGTTGAAGCTGGTGAAGAAAATGCCGGACTTATTGATATTGGGGATGGTTTGGCAGTCGCATTTAAAATTGAAAGTCATAACCATCCTTCAGCGGTTGAACCATATCAAGGTGCTGCAACTGGTGTTGGCGGAATAATGAGAGACATATTCACGATGGGAGCAAGACCGATCGCTGCGCTCAACTCACTCAGATTCGGAAATCCATCTCACCCAAGAACAAAATATTTAATGAAGAGAATTGTCCAGGGTATTGGCGATTATGGAAATAGTTTTGGTGTGCCAACAGTAGCTGGGGATGTTTATTTCGATGATTGTTATAATGAAAATCCGATTGTGAATGCGATGTCTGTCGGAATTGTAAAACATTCATTGATTGCCAAGAGTGCCGCAAAAGGTGTTGGTAATTTAGTTATGATTGTTGGTTCTTCAACAGGTCGAGATGGTATACATGGTGCAACGTTTGCGTCAGAAGAAATATCGGAAGAGTCAGATAGTAAAAGGCCATCTGTCCAAGTTGGAGATCCATTTACCGAGAAATTATTACTTGAGGCAACACTTGAAGCTATAAAAGAAAATGTTATTGTCGGTATACAAGATATGGGCGCTGCCGGAATAACATGTTCGACATCAGAGATGAGTGCTCGAGGAGGAACAGGCATGAAGATTAATTTAGACGATGTGCCTGTTAGGGAAAAAGCGATGAGCGGTTATGAAATTATGCTATCGGAATCTCAAGAGCGTATGTTAATGGTCGTTAAACCAAAAGATGAAATAAAAGTAAAAGAAATTTTCCAAAAATGGGATCTGCAATGCGAAACCATTGGCGAGGTGACAAATAATGGCAATGTAGAGATTTATCATCATGGAAATAAAATTGCAGAAGTCTCGGCATTTAGTTTAGTACTTGGCGGCGGTGCTCCCGTTTATACAAGAGAAGCAACAAAGCCAAAGTATATCGATGAATGTAGAGATTTTGACATCAACGCTTTACCCGAACCATCGAATTATAATCAGGTAATTTTAAAGATGATCGGTTCGCTTAATCTTTGTTCTCGCGGGTGGATATCGAAACAATATGATGCGATGGTAAGAACAAATACGATATCATATGGCGGTGATTCTGCTGTAGTTCGAATTAAAAGTACAATTAAAGCATTAGCAATGAAAACAGATTGCAACGCAAGATATATATATTTAAATCCTTATTTAGGTGCAGAAATAGCTGTCGCCGAATGTGCTCGAAATCTGGTTTGTAGCGGTGCAAAACCTCTTGCAATTACAAATTGTCTAAATTTTGGAAATCCTTACAAACCTGAGATCTACTGGCAATTCAAAGAAGTGATTCGAGGCATTGGAGATGCTTGTAGATTTTTAGGTACTCCTGTTACTGGTGGAAATGTTAGTTTTTACAATGAAAATCCTACCGGTGCTATATATCCAACACCTGTTATAGGAATGATCGGAGAAATTGAAGATTATTCAAAGACAATCTCGCAGGCGTTCAAAAATCCGGAAGATCTGATTATTCTTCTCGGTGAGAATAAATCTGAAGTTGGTGGTTCTGAATATTTGAATCATTGTTACGGTCTGGTTAAAGGTGAAATACCACGACACGATTTAGATAGCGAAAAAAGATTACATAATTTAATTCTTAATCTGAACCAGGAAGGATTACTTAATTCCGCTCATGATGTTAGTGATGGCGGCATGCTTATCGCAATTTGTGAATCTATTATTCATGCAAATAAAAATTCTGAAGTTAACCTTGGTGCCGAGATTCATGTAAAAACAGGTGACAGGTTAGATTATTATCTTTTTAGTGAATCTCAATCGATGGTGGTGGTAAGTTGTAGTCCGGATAAATTAAATAAATTAAAATCTCAGGCAGAATTTTTTTCTATTCAGTTTAATCTGCTCGGAAAGGTAACACGTAATAAAAAATTAATTGTTAATGATATTATTAATATCGAAATTCAGCAGATAGGAGATCTACATGAAAAGAGGATGGAAGAATTGTTTATTGAATAA
- a CDS encoding acetyl-CoA carboxylase biotin carboxyl carrier protein subunit: MEQYKITIGEKIYNVINDAEKIIINGKECNFTETETKNGMIDIHLGKSQHRVYTSFKNNNSDAEVWVGNHIIPLKIEDSRGMLLNRFQKKSTDLRGEVIINAPMPGLVKKIEINKGELVKRDQGLVILEAMKMENEIKSPINGKIKEIKIENNNSVEKDQILIIIDAI, translated from the coding sequence ATGGAACAATATAAAATTACTATTGGAGAAAAAATTTATAATGTAATTAATGATGCAGAAAAAATCATTATCAATGGCAAAGAATGCAATTTTACGGAAACTGAAACAAAAAATGGTATGATTGATATCCATTTGGGAAAATCCCAACATCGAGTCTATACTTCATTCAAGAATAATAATTCCGATGCTGAAGTTTGGGTAGGTAATCATATTATTCCACTCAAAATTGAAGATAGCAGAGGAATGTTATTGAATCGTTTCCAAAAGAAATCCACAGATTTGCGAGGTGAGGTGATCATCAATGCTCCAATGCCCGGTTTGGTAAAAAAAATTGAGATTAATAAAGGTGAGCTCGTAAAGCGGGACCAAGGATTAGTAATTTTGGAGGCGATGAAAATGGAGAATGAAATAAAATCACCGATTAACGGCAAAATTAAAGAAATTAAAATTGAAAATAACAATTCAGTCGAAAAAGATCAGATATTAATAATTATCGATGCAATCTAA
- a CDS encoding acetyl-CoA carboxylase biotin carboxylase subunit, with product MIKRSIKKILISNRGEIAVRIIKSCSEMGIKTVSIYSDVDVYAIHARLADESYCVGPAPARDSYLNQDKIIEIAKLSGCDAIHPGYGFLSENSSFAHKVTENNLKFIGPSAAAMKLMGDKTSARSFAIKIGVQIVPGTTDPIDDISRAIRVADEIGYPILIKAAGGGGGKGMRIIKNANELEAGLKASKSEALSAFSDGRVFIEKYIENPRHIEVQVLADAYGNVVHFGERECSIQRRHQKIIEESPSTYINETIRTELTQAAVSLVKEAGYTNAGTVEFIFDQNKKFYFLEMNTRLQVEHPITEMRIGYDLVKEQIKISEGNRLDFSQKDVKFDGHSMECRIYAEDPYNNFFPSTGKIIHLQVPSGLGIRDDRGVEERSEISPYYDPLISKLITFGKTREETRSRMSAALKQYHLIGLRNNINFCSWITSHPKFISGEYDTGFIEKYFSVEELDKPSEELVNVAIIAAIGRIQNPSQNEIEKGAVNSFSNWKNKKIDGFN from the coding sequence ATGATTAAAAGATCAATAAAAAAAATATTAATTTCGAACAGAGGTGAAATTGCGGTTCGAATAATCAAGAGTTGTTCCGAGATGGGTATCAAAACAGTCTCAATATACTCTGATGTCGACGTATATGCGATCCATGCCAGGTTAGCAGACGAATCATACTGTGTAGGTCCTGCTCCTGCTCGTGATAGTTATTTAAATCAAGATAAAATAATCGAAATCGCGAAATTATCGGGTTGTGACGCGATTCATCCCGGTTATGGTTTCTTATCTGAAAATTCTTCTTTTGCTCACAAAGTTACTGAAAACAATTTAAAATTTATTGGTCCTTCAGCTGCTGCAATGAAGTTGATGGGGGATAAAACTTCGGCTCGTTCTTTCGCAATAAAGATTGGTGTACAGATCGTCCCTGGAACGACTGATCCAATTGATGATATCAGTAGAGCCATAAGAGTAGCTGATGAAATAGGTTATCCTATATTAATTAAAGCAGCAGGTGGCGGCGGCGGTAAAGGGATGAGAATAATTAAAAATGCAAATGAACTTGAAGCAGGATTAAAGGCAAGCAAATCTGAGGCATTATCGGCATTCAGTGATGGAAGAGTGTTTATTGAGAAATATATAGAAAATCCACGGCACATTGAAGTTCAGGTCTTAGCTGATGCTTATGGAAATGTTGTTCATTTCGGTGAACGTGAGTGTTCCATACAAAGAAGACATCAAAAAATAATTGAAGAATCGCCTTCAACTTATATCAATGAAACAATTAGAACCGAATTGACTCAAGCAGCTGTTTCACTCGTAAAAGAAGCAGGGTATACCAATGCAGGTACTGTCGAATTTATTTTTGATCAAAATAAAAAGTTCTATTTTCTGGAAATGAATACTCGGCTGCAGGTTGAACACCCGATCACAGAAATGAGGATCGGTTATGATCTTGTTAAGGAGCAGATAAAAATATCTGAAGGAAATCGCTTAGATTTTTCTCAGAAAGACGTAAAATTTGATGGACATTCAATGGAATGTCGTATTTATGCTGAAGATCCGTATAATAATTTTTTTCCATCCACAGGGAAAATAATTCATCTGCAAGTGCCATCCGGTTTAGGAATCAGGGATGATAGGGGAGTGGAAGAAAGAAGTGAAATATCACCCTATTACGATCCGCTAATTTCCAAATTAATTACATTTGGAAAAACGAGGGAAGAGACGCGCAGTCGTATGTCGGCTGCTTTAAAGCAGTATCACCTGATAGGACTTAGAAATAATATAAACTTCTGTTCATGGATCACCAGTCATCCAAAATTTATTTCAGGAGAATATGATACAGGATTCATAGAGAAATATTTTTCGGTTGAAGAGCTTGACAAACCTTCTGAGGAATTAGTAAATGTCGCTATCATTGCAGCGATTGGCAGAATACAAAATCCGAGTCAGAATGAAATAGAAAAAGGCGCAGTTAATTCTTTTTCTAATTGGAAAAATAAGAAGATAGATGGTTTTAATTGA
- a CDS encoding endonuclease MutS2 — MHEYLQSFEKLEFEKIIKHLQRYSTSDLGREHFHKLRPLSDLTEIRQKLSYVTEFKKILETEDPLPLDSIPDTRVAIQRCSIENFFLSASDLKNIRLNLTLSKKCKEYFSLRGQSYPLIYSLVSTLYVDKILEYNIDRAVDEDGHIKDSATKELAAIRRQIIQKKAHLHSNLESLLKQISEKDWIQDEIVTTRDGRMVIPVKAEHKNRVPGFIHTASASGATVFIEPAQTLELNNEIRTLILEEEREIEKILKDLTKQITEVQQNLLQNINVLGEIDFIQAKAKYSIAVMGSEPIVKPAGRYKLDQAYHPLLLQKHARKEIQPLNIDIPDECYTVLITGPNAGGKSVAMKTVGILSLLVQSGCHIPASPESEIRIFNKIFVDMGDEQSIEDDLSSFSSHLKNLKEILTESDDESLVLIDEIGSGTDPVEGSSIAAALLEKLTERMSLNIITTHHGALKAHAFETKGMQNAAMEFDQGTLKPTYKFRLGVPGSSFAIERAERMNMPSDVITKARILKGSDANKLENLIIDLERQSQELQIKLEKVNSEKSKLDILNSNYQNKITSLEKEIKVIKARALDEAKNILRDANRLIENSVREIRETSANRLIVRKAKEEIKKAKENITDILQNVNPSATYPDLKPGDQVHLKEGKSIGEIVSKFDDDYYIIQAGDLRLKIHRKELEISHTRNERKVFSNAPNLEQKNLKREIDLRGMYADEAIPAVDKFIDDAILTGLNRIDIIHGKGTGALRKKITEHLKNKSAIKSFRLGEWNEGGTGVTVVELE, encoded by the coding sequence ATGCACGAATATCTTCAATCGTTTGAGAAATTAGAATTTGAAAAAATAATCAAACATCTTCAACGATATTCAACTTCAGATTTGGGCAGGGAGCATTTCCATAAACTTCGGCCATTATCCGATTTGACTGAAATTCGGCAAAAACTTTCGTATGTAACTGAATTCAAAAAAATATTAGAGACCGAAGATCCATTACCTCTGGATTCAATTCCCGACACGCGTGTTGCAATTCAAAGATGTTCGATTGAAAATTTCTTTCTCTCTGCAAGCGATCTCAAGAATATAAGACTGAACCTAACCCTTTCAAAAAAATGCAAAGAATATTTTTCGCTAAGAGGGCAATCGTATCCTCTGATATATTCGTTAGTTAGCACATTATATGTCGATAAAATTCTTGAATATAACATCGATAGGGCAGTGGATGAAGATGGGCACATTAAAGATTCAGCGACAAAAGAATTAGCCGCCATACGTAGGCAAATCATACAGAAAAAAGCACACCTTCATTCCAATCTCGAATCGTTATTGAAGCAAATTTCAGAAAAAGATTGGATTCAGGATGAGATAGTAACAACGCGCGATGGCAGGATGGTTATCCCTGTTAAGGCGGAGCATAAAAATCGGGTACCCGGCTTTATTCATACGGCATCGGCAAGCGGTGCTACCGTATTTATCGAACCTGCACAAACACTTGAATTAAATAATGAAATCAGAACGTTGATTCTTGAAGAAGAACGTGAAATTGAAAAAATATTGAAAGATTTGACAAAACAAATCACTGAGGTTCAACAAAATCTATTACAAAATATAAACGTTTTGGGTGAAATCGATTTTATCCAGGCAAAAGCGAAATATTCGATTGCTGTTATGGGAAGTGAGCCGATCGTTAAACCTGCGGGTCGATATAAATTAGATCAGGCATACCATCCGCTTCTTCTTCAGAAGCATGCTAGAAAAGAAATTCAACCTCTAAACATTGATATACCCGATGAATGCTACACTGTTTTGATTACAGGGCCAAACGCAGGCGGCAAAAGCGTGGCAATGAAAACCGTTGGCATTTTATCTCTCCTTGTTCAATCCGGATGTCATATTCCTGCGTCTCCTGAAAGTGAGATAAGGATTTTCAATAAAATATTTGTTGATATGGGTGATGAACAATCGATAGAAGACGATTTAAGTAGTTTTAGTTCTCATCTAAAAAACCTTAAGGAGATATTAACTGAATCTGATGATGAAAGTTTGGTTTTGATTGATGAAATTGGATCCGGGACTGACCCTGTAGAAGGATCATCAATTGCAGCCGCGTTATTAGAAAAATTAACCGAGCGAATGTCATTGAATATTATAACCACCCACCATGGTGCTTTGAAGGCACACGCATTCGAAACAAAAGGTATGCAAAATGCGGCTATGGAATTCGACCAAGGAACTTTAAAGCCGACCTATAAATTCCGCCTCGGTGTTCCCGGAAGTAGTTTTGCCATCGAGAGGGCTGAAAGAATGAATATGCCTTCCGATGTTATCACAAAAGCACGGATTTTAAAAGGTTCCGATGCAAATAAGTTAGAAAATTTGATCATCGATTTGGAGCGTCAATCACAAGAGCTTCAAATAAAACTTGAGAAAGTGAATTCAGAAAAAAGTAAACTTGATATCTTAAATTCAAATTATCAAAATAAGATAACTTCTTTAGAAAAAGAAATTAAAGTTATAAAAGCTCGTGCTTTGGATGAGGCGAAAAATATACTTCGCGATGCTAACAGATTGATTGAAAATTCTGTTCGCGAGATACGTGAAACATCAGCTAACCGGTTAATAGTACGGAAAGCCAAGGAAGAGATAAAAAAAGCCAAAGAAAATATTACAGATATTTTGCAAAATGTAAATCCTTCTGCAACCTATCCAGATCTTAAGCCGGGTGATCAGGTTCATCTTAAGGAAGGGAAGAGCATCGGCGAGATAGTTTCAAAATTTGATGATGATTATTACATAATTCAAGCAGGCGATTTAAGATTAAAAATTCATCGAAAGGAATTAGAAATATCTCATACAAGAAATGAACGAAAGGTTTTCTCAAATGCTCCGAATTTGGAACAAAAAAATCTCAAGAGAGAAATCGATCTTCGGGGCATGTATGCTGATGAAGCTATACCTGCAGTCGATAAATTCATTGATGATGCGATATTAACCGGACTGAATCGTATAGATATAATACATGGCAAAGGAACCGGGGCTTTAAGAAAGAAAATAACAGAGCACCTTAAAAATAAGTCTGCGATAAAATCGTTTAGATTAGGTGAATGGAATGAAGGTGGAACAGGTGTTACAGTTGTGGAGTTAGAGTAG
- a CDS encoding CvpA family protein, whose product MNVTDILIVIGVLFFVALGVRDGFFKKLYSIIGFIGGLVAATKFMSSLADIFVESIGISRDGALILAFFIIFGGIILLTNLFYRWFGQSSGESIHLWSRIAGGILGAAQGLLAVSLVLVMLAFMQIPEEEAKRESLFYEDVYPLAPTIFDYTTRWMPDSKRFFDELKGKIESETIK is encoded by the coding sequence ATGAATGTAACTGACATTTTGATCGTAATTGGAGTTCTTTTTTTTGTTGCACTTGGTGTACGTGATGGCTTTTTTAAAAAGCTTTACAGCATAATAGGTTTTATAGGCGGTTTAGTTGCCGCAACAAAATTTATGTCATCTCTCGCCGATATATTTGTCGAGTCGATCGGCATATCACGTGATGGGGCGTTGATATTAGCATTTTTCATCATCTTTGGAGGAATTATACTGCTGACAAATCTATTTTATCGTTGGTTCGGGCAAAGTAGCGGAGAATCAATTCATCTCTGGTCAAGAATCGCGGGTGGAATCCTCGGTGCAGCACAAGGACTTCTTGCTGTCAGTTTAGTATTAGTTATGCTCGCTTTCATGCAAATCCCTGAAGAAGAGGCAAAAAGAGAATCACTGTTTTATGAAGATGTTTATCCTTTAGCACCCACAATATTTGATTATACTACCAGATGGATGCCTGACTCGAAAAGATTTTTCGATGAGCTTAAAGGAAAAATCGAATCAGAGACAATAAAATAA
- a CDS encoding GatB/YqeY domain-containing protein: MTFKEKISEDLKVAMKTGDKIRLETLRTIRAGLLEKEVEKRPIGGMNPEDEVAVLIAASKKRKEAIDIYRQNNRPELAEQEEKELSIIQEYLPQQAGVEEITAFIKKTIQEVGAVSAKDLGKVMPIVVKEFKGRADGKIIQEIVKNNLPE, translated from the coding sequence ATGACATTTAAAGAAAAGATATCGGAAGATTTGAAAGTTGCAATGAAAACGGGAGACAAAATCAGGTTAGAAACACTTCGGACGATAAGGGCTGGTTTGCTGGAAAAAGAAGTGGAAAAACGACCAATAGGTGGTATGAATCCTGAAGATGAAGTGGCAGTGTTGATTGCCGCTTCAAAAAAAAGAAAAGAAGCAATCGATATTTACCGCCAGAACAATCGACCCGAGCTGGCTGAGCAAGAGGAAAAAGAATTATCGATTATCCAGGAGTATCTACCACAACAAGCCGGTGTGGAAGAAATAACTGCTTTTATCAAAAAAACAATTCAAGAAGTGGGAGCAGTATCTGCGAAAGATTTAGGGAAAGTGATGCCGATTGTTGTGAAAGAATTTAAAGGCAGAGCAGACGGAAAAATAATTCAAGAAATTGTTAAAAATAATCTACCAGAATAA